Genomic window (Spirosoma sp. KCTC 42546):
TGCCACGACTACCTCCTGTTACAAAGGCTACTGGCCTGGTACGCCGGATCGAGTGTTCCTCTTTTTTCACAAGCTTTCTTTTATCGCTTTAAGCTCTTCAGCTTCAGGGCTTTTCTTATAGAGTGGATCCAATGGATAGCACCCCGAAATCAGCCCATTCCGTGGCGCTGTCGTACAGTCCGAAAACGTGCGGCAGATGTGGTTTCGGACGAGCGGACGACCCTCAAGCATATCGGCGGGCATAGTTGGATACGACAGTACCATACGGCCAAAGCCTATGCTATCGGCCATGCCATTGCGCAATACATACTGCGCCACATTCGGAAGCCATTCCTGCAGATAGGAATAGCCCGAGCCAATTATGACCAACTCCGGGAATGCCTGTTTCAGCTCGTTTGTGACGTCGATTTGTCGTTTTACCCCCAATAGTGGGTCTTCCGGGGGCAAATAACCATCCGAGGGCGGAAACAGGGCCGGTCGCATTAAGTGTGGGTTGTAATAGGGGCTTCCACCCGTAATGCATACCAACTGTATCCCAAGTGATTCGGCCAGCGTCAACAACGCTTTTGTCTCGGTTAGGTCAAGCTCTAGTCCATTCGATTTTCCACCAAACGCAAATGGGTATTCTTCGGCAGACTCCGGAATACCAGCCCCAGCCGGTCCTTTTTTGAAAGGCAGTAGATCAAAAGCACTCAGACGAATCCCGATTCCCAGTCCCGGCGCGGCTTCGCGAATGCCCGCAACAATGTTCCGAAGGTAGCGTGTCCGATTTTCGAAAGAACCCCCGTAACGCCCTTCCCGACTTACCGCACTCAGGAACTCATGACCCAGATAGCCGTGACAATGTTTTACATCCACAAAATCAAAACCCGCTTTTTGAGCCAGTACAGCGGCATCTATATACTGCTGGATGATTTGGTCGATCTCCTCATCCGTGAGCAGTGGATAATCAGCCGGCATACCGAATTTGCTATTCAGAAACGGATGGCTATATAGAATTTTCGACTCAAAAGCCTTGTGGCTCCTGGGCTTACAAAAACGTCCCGAATGCGTTAATTGGAGACCAATCACTAAATCGTCGGTTTTGCCAAATGCTTCGGTATGCGCATTGAGTACCAATTGCCGCAATTCAACAAAGTCAAGAAACGTTTCGTCGTTCATGACTAATTGGTTCGGGTTGGCTTTGCCCGAATGGCAAACCGCTACAGCCTCACAGCCAAACAATAATTTGGCTCCACTGATGGCAAATTTCTTCCAGCGGTTACGCGTAAAATCGGTTGGTCGGCCATCAAGGGTGCCGTCCCAGCCTTCCATAGGTAAAATACACAGGCTATTACCAATCGTTTGGCCGGACTTTAGTGGAATAGGCCGATTGAACGGGCTCTCCGCAGCAGGCAATAAAACGTCGTCGAACGGCAGCCCGATGTCGTTTTTTGTCAGATAATTTCCCAGATCAGCAGCCGTTTTCAGCTGGGCCATGCGGGGAAACTGGGGTTTGTATTTTTCACTCATCTGGATAAGTGCTATCGGAGGGCCGTATCACCGGCAATCTGGTTGAAAAAAGTATAATACGGCTCGTTACGAATGATCCGTTGTAAATAGAGGGCTACTTCGCGAGCGTGGTAATCGCCCCACATACTCGACTCTCCATTCGCAATTTTACTTCCCGCCGGTACATAATCCCAACCATTAGGCTGATGATAAATTGAATGAAGGATCAGGCCCTGATGCACTGGATTCGTACTGAGATAAGGTTCATCAAAAAGCGTATTAAGAACTGTCAAACCAGCCTGATAGTAGCGTTTTCCAGGGTCAGCATTGCCTTTTTCGGTCAGATATTTCCCCAACCGTAGCAGTCCCTGCGCACCAATAGCTGCGGCCGAGCTATCTACCGGTTCGAAATTATTGTAGGGATCGGCGGGCCGATGCAGATAGTCACCTAAGCGATGCAGATTGGGTGCTCCTGTGTCCCAATAAGGAATGCCGTCAGTGGGTGTGTATTCGATATAAAAGTCGCAGGTGGCCGTAGCCGCTTTCAACATGAAGTCTTCGATAGAATCGCGACCACCGAAAGGCTCCAACTCGGCATCATCCCGAGTGGCAAGCCACTCTAGCTCCTCAGCAAAGCCGCACATAGCCCAGGCTAATCCGCGCGTCCAGGTAGTAAAGCCCGAATAGCCCTGTTGTGAATTGGGGCATCGAAAATTACCATCCTTTATATTGAAAACACTTTCATGAGCCGTACGTCCCCATAGATCATACGAATCTCGTCCTGAACCGTAGAATACCGAATAATCGGCGGTAGCCTTCATGTGCTGCAAGGCTCGGTCCAGTAAATTAATCTTCACATCACCCTCACCCTGAAACACATGTCCCAACGAATGGCTCAGCACCAACGCCCGGCACGACCGAATTGTATCGACAAAAAGCGAATGGGAACCGTTGAATGAACTAATGAACCCCCCTGTTTTAACCGTTGTCCAGCGACTGGCCTGCACGGCACCGGAGATTTTTAGCGCCAGTTCATAAAAGTTAGCTTCCCATTCATTCGTTGGAATACGGCCTTCCCGCATCAGCCGAAGCAGGTTCCCGTAGGTACTGACGTTGTTGAAACCGTGATCATGCACCCCAATGTGGCTAATGTGAGGAGCCATGACAGTCAGCGTTTTCTGACGACCTATTTCCAGAAAGTCAGTATTATTGGTCGCATCGAACTGTAAAATAGCGGCTCCAAACTGAAATCCCTGCGTCCATTCTGTCCAGCCCCGGGTCGTGTATTTTCCCTGTACCGTGAAAACTGGCGAACCTTTCGTTACGTCGTAGTCTTTGTCAATCAGGTGAATTTTCTGGCCAGAGAGTTCCCAGAAGCGGTTAAGTTTTGCCGATAGATCGGTGGGTTGTAAGGAATGGTCAATCTGCATACTAGGTAAAGGTCCGCGAGGGTTATCGTTTCTCTTTCCTAAAGAGCAAATAGGGTATTGTACTACTATAACTGCTTTGTAAAAGCTTTTTAGCCAGGACCAATCTGGAGCGGTTCGGCGTTCCGATTGGCCCTGACTACATAAAAAAGCCGCGTCCGGTAAAATCGGGCACGGCTTTTTTATGTAGTTCAAGAAACGACTTACTCCTTTATCAAACTCACTCCACCCATTTCGGCTGGTTGTGGTATACCCATCAATTGCAGGATCGTGGGAGCAATATCGGCAAGTTTACCATCATTCATGGCTGGATGATAGTCCTTATCGACCAGAATACAGGGCACTAAGTTAGTTGTATGAGCCGTATTCGGCGTTCCGTCATCATTAGTCATGTATTCGGCG
Coding sequences:
- a CDS encoding NADH:flavin oxidoreductase; this translates as MSEKYKPQFPRMAQLKTAADLGNYLTKNDIGLPFDDVLLPAAESPFNRPIPLKSGQTIGNSLCILPMEGWDGTLDGRPTDFTRNRWKKFAISGAKLLFGCEAVAVCHSGKANPNQLVMNDETFLDFVELRQLVLNAHTEAFGKTDDLVIGLQLTHSGRFCKPRSHKAFESKILYSHPFLNSKFGMPADYPLLTDEEIDQIIQQYIDAAVLAQKAGFDFVDVKHCHGYLGHEFLSAVSREGRYGGSFENRTRYLRNIVAGIREAAPGLGIGIRLSAFDLLPFKKGPAGAGIPESAEEYPFAFGGKSNGLELDLTETKALLTLAESLGIQLVCITGGSPYYNPHLMRPALFPPSDGYLPPEDPLLGVKRQIDVTNELKQAFPELVIIGSGYSYLQEWLPNVAQYVLRNGMADSIGFGRMVLSYPTMPADMLEGRPLVRNHICRTFSDCTTAPRNGLISGCYPLDPLYKKSPEAEELKAIKESL
- a CDS encoding glycoside hydrolase family 88 protein; translation: MQIDHSLQPTDLSAKLNRFWELSGQKIHLIDKDYDVTKGSPVFTVQGKYTTRGWTEWTQGFQFGAAILQFDATNNTDFLEIGRQKTLTVMAPHISHIGVHDHGFNNVSTYGNLLRLMREGRIPTNEWEANFYELALKISGAVQASRWTTVKTGGFISSFNGSHSLFVDTIRSCRALVLSHSLGHVFQGEGDVKINLLDRALQHMKATADYSVFYGSGRDSYDLWGRTAHESVFNIKDGNFRCPNSQQGYSGFTTWTRGLAWAMCGFAEELEWLATRDDAELEPFGGRDSIEDFMLKAATATCDFYIEYTPTDGIPYWDTGAPNLHRLGDYLHRPADPYNNFEPVDSSAAAIGAQGLLRLGKYLTEKGNADPGKRYYQAGLTVLNTLFDEPYLSTNPVHQGLILHSIYHQPNGWDYVPAGSKIANGESSMWGDYHAREVALYLQRIIRNEPYYTFFNQIAGDTALR